The Astyanax mexicanus isolate ESR-SI-001 chromosome 7, AstMex3_surface, whole genome shotgun sequence genome has a window encoding:
- the yipf3 gene encoding protein YIPF3 isoform X2 encodes MSASGGTKNTNTESWGGFDDNIIIQGSGSAVIDMENMDDTSGSSFEDMGEMHQRMKEEEEVTAEAAATEEETGEDGEFLGMKGLKGQLGRQVADEKVAGELYGPMMLVFTLVAILLHGMKTSGTVIREGTLMGTAIGTCFGYWLGSSSFIYFLAYLCNAQITMLQMLSLLGYGLFGHCVVLFITYNVHFHSLFYILWLVIGGLSTLRMVAVLISRTVGQTPRLIMCGTLAALHMLFLLYLHFAYHKIVEGILDTLEGPNVPPIQRVARDLPNVASAVVNATVRSVAAVVHSQ; translated from the exons ATGTCGGCGTCGGGAGGAACCAAAAACACGAACACGGAATCATGGGGCGGATTTGATGACAACATTATCATCCAG GGCAGTGGCTCTGCAGTAATAGACATGGAGAACATGGATGACACCTCTGGCTCCAGCTTCGAGGACATGGGCGAGATGCATCAGCGtatgaaagaggaggaggaggtgacaGCGGAAGCAGCAGCTACAGAGGAGGAAACTGGAGAGGATGGAGAGTTCCTTGGCATGAAGGGCCTGAAAGGACAGCTGGGCAGACAGGTTGCTGATGAG AAAGTTGCTGGGGAGCTGTATGGACCAATGATGTTAGTGTTCACCCTTGTGGCCATCCTGCTGCATGGCATGAAGACATCTGGGACAGTTATT aGAGAGGGCACACTGATGGGCACTGCTATTGGGACCTGCTTTGGCTACTGGCTGGGATCTTCCTCCTTCATCTACTTCTTGGCCTACCTTTGCAATGCTCAGATCACCATGCTTCAGATGTTGTCTTTATTA GGATATGGTCTCTTTGGCCACTGTGTGGTCCTGTTCATTACCTACAACgtccatttccactcgctcttCTACATTCTGTGGCTCGTGATTGGAGGACTTTCCACACTTCGCATG GTGGCTGTGCTAATCTCTCGTACAGTTGGTCAGACTCCTCGGCTCATCATGTGTGGCACCTTGGCTGCTCTGCACATGCTCTTTCTCCTCTACCTGCACTTTGCTTACCACAAGATTGTTGAAG GTATCTTGGACACCCTAGAAGGACCCAATGTCCCCCCTATCCAGAGAGTGGCTAGAGATCTGCCTAACGTGGCATCTGCTGTTGTGAATGCCACTGTGAGATCCGTGGCTGCAGTAGTCCACTCGCAGTGA
- the yipf3 gene encoding protein YIPF3 isoform X1, with translation MSASGGTKNTNTESWGGFDDNIIIQGSGSAVIDMENMDDTSGSSFEDMGEMHQRMKEEEEVTAEAAATEEETGEDGEFLGMKGLKGQLGRQVADEVWQAGKRQASKAFNLYANIDILRPYFDVEPIQVRNRLIESMIPLKMIAFPQKVAGELYGPMMLVFTLVAILLHGMKTSGTVIREGTLMGTAIGTCFGYWLGSSSFIYFLAYLCNAQITMLQMLSLLGYGLFGHCVVLFITYNVHFHSLFYILWLVIGGLSTLRMVAVLISRTVGQTPRLIMCGTLAALHMLFLLYLHFAYHKIVEGILDTLEGPNVPPIQRVARDLPNVASAVVNATVRSVAAVVHSQ, from the exons ATGTCGGCGTCGGGAGGAACCAAAAACACGAACACGGAATCATGGGGCGGATTTGATGACAACATTATCATCCAG GGCAGTGGCTCTGCAGTAATAGACATGGAGAACATGGATGACACCTCTGGCTCCAGCTTCGAGGACATGGGCGAGATGCATCAGCGtatgaaagaggaggaggaggtgacaGCGGAAGCAGCAGCTACAGAGGAGGAAACTGGAGAGGATGGAGAGTTCCTTGGCATGAAGGGCCTGAAAGGACAGCTGGGCAGACAGGTTGCTGATGAG GTCTGGCAAGCGGGAAAGCGTCAGGCCTCAAAAGCCTTTAACCTTTATGCTAATATCGACATCCTCCGACCTTACTTTGATGTTGAACCAATTCAAGTGAGAAACAG ATTAATTGAATCCATGATTCCACTCAAAATGATTGCTTTTCCACAG AAAGTTGCTGGGGAGCTGTATGGACCAATGATGTTAGTGTTCACCCTTGTGGCCATCCTGCTGCATGGCATGAAGACATCTGGGACAGTTATT aGAGAGGGCACACTGATGGGCACTGCTATTGGGACCTGCTTTGGCTACTGGCTGGGATCTTCCTCCTTCATCTACTTCTTGGCCTACCTTTGCAATGCTCAGATCACCATGCTTCAGATGTTGTCTTTATTA GGATATGGTCTCTTTGGCCACTGTGTGGTCCTGTTCATTACCTACAACgtccatttccactcgctcttCTACATTCTGTGGCTCGTGATTGGAGGACTTTCCACACTTCGCATG GTGGCTGTGCTAATCTCTCGTACAGTTGGTCAGACTCCTCGGCTCATCATGTGTGGCACCTTGGCTGCTCTGCACATGCTCTTTCTCCTCTACCTGCACTTTGCTTACCACAAGATTGTTGAAG GTATCTTGGACACCCTAGAAGGACCCAATGTCCCCCCTATCCAGAGAGTGGCTAGAGATCTGCCTAACGTGGCATCTGCTGTTGTGAATGCCACTGTGAGATCCGTGGCTGCAGTAGTCCACTCGCAGTGA